TTCAAGAATCTCGAGAACATTTTGGAAACGTAGATAGCAGCATAAATACAAGGATCGTAAGCTCAACAGTTCAGTTAACTTCTACCTGTCCAGGTGGAGACAAGTTTGAGAAAAGCAAaggttgaaggaaatattagccattttcatactttttaagggtaaacaaataggaaataacagttgctacccaagaacatgaaggtgtatggctcagtggctagagagtagggctcacaatcataaggtactgagtcgattcccagactgggctcagtgttgtgttcttgagcaaggcactttatttcacgttgctccagttcactccgcTGCAAGaataagttgcgacgtcactggctccaagctgtatcagcctttgcctttccctaggataacatcggtggcattgAGAGCGGAAGATGGTATGCAGctgtgactgctggtcttccataaacaaccttgccgggACTTgttcctcggagggtaactttctaggtgcaatcccatggtcattcaagaccggtgggggtctttacctttttacccaAGAACAAAAATCGCTTTACACAGAGTTATAGCTTTGCTCAATCAAACTTATGATCGAGTGTGTCCTCGTGCATAAACTTTAGCTAGGCGACTCCAGTACAACATGCTGCCAgtaaaaaatgcatacatacaagcatacaaacatacatacatacacacatacatgcatacacacacacacacatacatacatacatacatacatacaagcatacatacatgcatacatacaagcatacatacatacatacaagcatacatacatgcatacgtacaagcatacatacatacatacatacacacatacatgcatacatacgcacacacatacatacatacatacatacatacatacatacatacatacatacatacatacatacatacaatgcatacaaatatacatacatacatacgcgagtgaaacagtaaaatgacttttctcaaaaacgacttttctcaagttccaaatgtgaatttgtctgtgttaagtacatcccaaagatggagccttgtgtCTTTGATGCAAACCGGCTCCTCCCTCCTCAACGGaagttttataataattaaaaaatagaagagacatacatatgactatgtatattcatctttctatgtgtgtgcacatgcgcacacatgcacacacatagaaaaatgcaaacacgtattcatatatacaaaattcttccaaggtggtgccccaacatggccgcagtccaatgactgaaaaaagtaaaaaataaatgatgaaagataCCAAAAGGGACGAAATAGGTTCTTGTTTGTGATGCAAAGGACACttctattttatttgtattaaggGTTACGGCCAGGCGATCATACGGCCTCGGTGAACATGTCTTTCGAAACCTCGCTGACAGTCGCCATCATATACAGGCAGACTCCAACAGTAAGCTCTAATTAGTTATAGAGCACTCTCAGTGAATAAACCTCTTGCGAGGATCGCGCCAGTCTATTAAGCAGATCTTtgaagggggaggggtgtttCCTGTGTGCGTCTCCGTCAATGTTTGCTTAATCATGTGAAAGCAGCACAAACATAattaagagtgtatatatatatatatatatatgtttatacacacacacacacacacacacacacatacacacacatacacatacacacacacatatgtacttttGTAATTTCTATTGTGTACATCAACATTGATGTCTGCGTGCATAAGTACcaacactgcatatatatatatatatatttatatatatatatatatatatatatatatatatataacataaacacaatatatatgaatatatatacatatgtatacatatatagcatatatattactatgtatatatgtgcatagatatatatatagtcgtacaCACTCATCCTGGcgcacacatgcaacacacgccgatacacacagaaacgcacacacatacacaaatacacacacatacacacacacacacacacacacatacatgtacacacagacacacacatgcacgcacacacatatacattcacacgcgcACGAACACAATAAATGTCGCTGAGTTTTTTTATCCCCCATAAAACCGCTTTGTTTAATGTTCTGGATTTagggtgtatatataaacgtataaatgaggtgtgtgtgtgtgtaagtgtatgggtgtgtatatgcgtgtgtgtgttcgttaagATGTCCGCGTGAGTGTTGGTTTTAGCAttagtgtatatgcgtgtgcgcgcgcggccttaatagatatttacataaacattagattcacacacacacacacacaccacacacacatatatactctccttccttctgtctatatctctgtgtatgtctgtatatatatatatatacatatatagtgtgtgtgtgtgtagatatatatgtgtatattcatatatttatatatgtatatacatgtatatatatgtatatatgtatgtatttatatatatattggtatgcatgcatgtatgtatatatatatatgtgtttatatatatatatatgtgtgtgtgtgtgtgtgtgtgtgtgtgtgtgtgtgtgtacgtatatgtgtttataaatatatgtatatatatatgtacatatgtatgtatacatatatatacaaatgtatgtatatgtatgtatatatatatatatatatatatatatatatataggttgtatgcatacagctatgtatatatatatttgtgtgtgtgtataaacatatacatatatatatatataaacatatccatacacatatacacgcataaactcacacaaacatgaGTAATTTAACACAAAAGCATAGGTGTGTGTCgcattcgtgtgtatatatgtgtgagtatgtgtgtatgcttgtgtgtggcatgtatgtatgtatgtatgtggcatgtatgtatgtatgtatgtatgtatgtatgtatgtatgtatgtatgtgcgcatgtatgtacgtgtgtgtgtgtgcgcgcgatgaCGCCCTTAATGAACactacaaaatagaaacaaactgAGATAACATCAATTCTCCAGACAGTGATGACGTCATCGATGTCTGGAGAATCAAAGAGGATTTGGTTATGTTGCATTGTATACATAATgaacatatatgtgagtatatatatgtatatatatatatatatatatatataatatatatatatatatatatatatatatatatatatattatatatatatatatatatatatatatatatataggataaatataatatatatatatatatatatatatatggataaatatatacgtatatatatgtgtcatatatatatatatatatatatatatattgataaatatatatgtgtatatatgtcatatatatattatagatataataatataataacatatagtatattattgataatatatatgtcatatatatatatatgtcatatatatatattagatcaaatatatatatatatatattatataatatgattagtatgtatatatatatgtcatatatatataaacatatatatatttttaatatactatatatatatatatataaacaatatatttatttatatatatatatgtatattatatatatatatatatatataatgtgtgtgtgtgcctctgtgtgcgaCTGTGTTGTACCCTAGCGTCTGCACGCATGCGTATGAcaccgtgtgtttgtgtgggaagaagcgtgcgcgtgcgcgtgcaggttgatgtgatgtgtatggtcgttggcattgttgttgttttttccttcactTCAAGATCATAAAATCTATGATCTTtcttttcaggccttgtgtatcTAGCTCCACATTATCCATTGAGTACCTCCACATTGAAGACTGGTGTGAGTCTGAGTTTGAGAAacaggatttgactgctatttctagcaaatcgtcAGGAAGGGGCAAGAGGGGGGAACATTATATCTATTGGTTGCATAGTTAAGATATCGGTTTCACATCCAATTGATTCGAGTTCGATTTTACTGAGCGATGGAATTTTATGAATGAAATTTCGTTGGTGGGAACAAGTCagatacctgtatatacatacatacatacatacatacatacatacatacatacatacatacacactctacaacatattatatatatatatatatatatatatataatatatatatatatatatatatatatatatatagatatatatatatatatataataagctaatttaatcataatACCATACGATGCATCGTCAAAAGttattagggtaaatgtttttaaattttcacctaattctgAATTACtaactacttggcggtgtgattGTATGGCGCTCTTTCttgtggacgaatggcctgttaagggcACTCCtaaatgttatatctatatattttatctttgactattttctctttccactAGCCgactggtagcgataaatttcctattgaattttttgctaccctattgACTAATTTAATTTtcgaataattctgagattgaatcggcagtttattttactgctgataagtttggcgcgaatacgtcggtCTTAAAatttttaagacagatattcggaggcatcgatacagacgcctcgtgtatatttatcgctcccaggttttttactgatgaagtgtgacctatggtagattagcttaatttaatttattaagctaattaatcattaataacacagaaacgatgcatcgtctaaaagttgaattagggtaaatgtttttaattttcacctatttctgaattactactacttggcggtgtgagttatggctgctctttctggtggacgaatggcctgttaagggtcactcctaattgttatatttatatatttagtctttgactattttctcttttccactaggccgctgtagcgataaattctattgaattttttgctacctaaattgactaattgatattttctgaataattctgagattgaatcggcagtttatatttactgctgataagtttggcgcgaatatgtcggtcttgaaaattttaagacagatattccgagggcatcgatacagacgcctcgtgtatattttcTCTCGGTTTTTTGTACTGATgcgtgacctatggtagattagcttaagttaatttaattaactaatttatCATTAATAACACAGAAACGATGCTCGTCTAAattgaattagggtaaatgtttttaaattttcacctaatttctgaattactactacttggcggtgtgagttatggctgctctttctggtggacgaatgcctgttaagggtcactcctaaattgttattttatatatttagtctttgactatttcctTTTCCACTAGGCGCTGGtacgataaatttctattgaatttttgctaccctaaattgactaattgataattttctgaataattctgagattgaatcggcagtttatatttactgctgataagtttggcgcgaatacgtcggttttgaaaattttaagacagatattccggaggcatcgatacagacgcctcgtgtatatttgtctctcccagtttttttactgatgaagtgtgactatggtagattagcttaatttaatttaattaagctaatttaatcattaataacacagaaacgatgcatcgtctaaaagttGAATTAgggtaatgtttttaaattttcacctaatttctgaattactactacttgggcgtgtgagttatggctgctctttctggtggacgaatggcctgttaagggtcactcctaaattgttatatttatatatttagtctttgaattttctcttttccactaggccgctggtagcgctGAGCGATAAatcctattgaattttttgctaccctaattgactaatgataattttctgaataattctgagattgaatcggcagttatatttactgctgataagtttggcgcgaatacgtcggtcttgaaattttaagacagatattccggggCATCGATACAGaccctcgtgtatatttgtctctcccaggtttttactgatgaagtgtgacctatggtagattagcttaattttaatttaattaagctaatttaatcattaataacacagaaacgatgcatcgtctaaaagttGAATTAgggtaatgtttttaaattttcacctaatttctgaattactactacttggcggtgtgagttatggctgctctttctggtggacgaatggcctgttaagggtcactcctaaattgttatatttatatatttaatatatgataatttcccttttccactaggccgctggtagcgataaattcattgaattttttgctaccctaaattgactaattgatatttttctgaataattctgaattgaatcggcagtttattttactgctgataagttggcgcgatactcggttttgaaaattttaaacagatattccggaggcatcgatacagacgcctcgtgtatatttgtctctcccaggttttttactgatgaagtgtgacctatggtagattagctaattttaattaattaagctaatttatcattaataacacagaaacgatgcatcgtctaaaagttGAATgtattagggtaaatgtttttaaattttcactaatttctgaattactactacttggcggtgtgagttatgctgctctttctggtggacgatgGCCTGTttaggtcactcctaaattgttatatatatatatatattatatattatatattatatattatatatatatatatatatattcaaatatatatatacatacacaaatatatatatatatatatatatatatatttccttactacacacaaggggctaaacatagagaggacaaacaaggactgataaatggattacatcgaccccagtgcgtaactggtacttaatttaacgaccccgaaaggatgaaaggcaaagtcgacctcggcggaatttgaactcagaaagtagcggcagacgaaatacctatttctttattacccacaaggggctaaacacagaggggacaaacaaggacaggcataggtattaagtcgattacatcgaccccagtgcgtaactggtacttaatttatcgaccccgaaaggatgaaaggcaaagtcgacctcggcggaatttgaactcacaacgtaacgcagacgaaataccgctaagcatttcgcccggcgcgctaacgtttctgcccgctcgcctgatatatatatatctatatatatatatatatatatatatatatatctatattatatatatatatattatatatatatatatatatatatatattcagttgaattaggtacgtaagattcagttgaattagtacgtaagttgaggcaccaagtctGTCCAGTATTGTCCGCACACCTCGAAGTTAggagaataaaaagcaaataagtaacaaggatttcCAAGTATCGGTGCAtcacggccgtttcaagcggctccatttaatcgatcaatgcaaacattacatcaatttgaaataaaccgcTCTCCTCAGATGCGTACGACCATATAAATTTTTCCATTATAATTTTTGAGCAAATATTTCATCAGTACTAGGGACTAGTACATGGtttctttttgctattatttgTATCAGAATGAATTTAGGGATAAAATACCTAAAGCCTACAATGATTTAGAGTGGCTAAAAAAAGAGTCTTTTCATTAAAGGTGCGAAACTGAGTATTACCATTCaagtcgataactgatgaagaattagggaccctCTGTGTCTTATACGTATACGGTTGTTTACctgtcgttgtttatttacaatgcatttatatcaactttaaacagagtctggatagattccttcaaagaataccagataagccacccataattggatacaactcacccaacaagaactcactacttgaacaaaactggatacaactcacccaacaagaactcactacttgaacaaaacttgacttaaacaaaacttgacttaaacaggattcgaataatcctatcaggtggtgctattaagttagacatggcctggaccaatcttggtcgaaacatatctagtttatctaagtttatatatatatatatatatatatatatataatatatatatatatatatataatatatatattatatatatatatatatatatatatatatatatatataattaaataagggtagaaattgatattaatcaattaaaaccagtggcttaacatatttttaaaagtccgaagattaaaaattgtgttacatacaaaatttagaggactgaccgctaaaagtggacagcctatatgctaaacatagacgtcaaatcgccattaccacgaagaatgtgttctctagaaaaatctcagcaaaaaagacaaaatgtaaaaataagtaaaacaaatgaaaatatacgaaatataaaacgattacctatgtaccattggtttcacttgttaatatttacgtatatggacacgcaaacatctgcaagatcatcagcatagtctgtcgtttacaaaacacaatttccagaactagatacagaacatAAATGACAGACTatactgatgatcttgcagatgtttgtgtgtccatatacgtgaatattaacaatggtacataggtaatcgttttctGTCCACTTTTAGCGTAACAAATTGCTTACTTTAGGTAACAAATTACTtactcggaataaaaattcagtatttttaaatgatttgctttgaagttttgcattcggtaaatttttttttattttagtagttttgaccgcatttgtccctcttagcgtatggtatctacgaatagtagtaccctcaatataatataaataaatattttcaaagtggaaaaatttaccgattttttctcttacgaggtttttcacgctaactactgataatttcttttaaagattttatcctcaattgttaatatattttcatttgctttgcttatttttacatattgGTTTTCTGTTGAATTTTTCTGTCCACTTTTACGTAACAAATTGCTTACTTTAGGTAACAAATTACTtactcggaataaaaattcagtattttttaaatgatttgctttgaagttttgcattcggtaaaatttttttttattttagtagttttgaccgcattggtccctcttagcgtatggtatctacgaatagtagtaccctcaatataatataaataaatattttcaaagtggaaaaatttaccgATTTTTTCtctacgaggtttttcacgctaactactgataatttcttttaaagatttcatcctcaatgttaatatatatatagatatataatatatatatatatatatatatatatatatatatatatatatatatatatatatataatatatatatatatattgataaaaatggtaagacaacaaaagaatgaaagagacctcgaaattatgtaaatagacaaatttatctgtaaatgtaatatgtgacaattattcggtagccatgataaaacaccgagtttcggatgcggaggtggaaatccacgccgccatctcttcagttatcagacCATCGAGAAAATACTATGAAAAAtaaccgttatacaaagggaaattactgtgtgattgaccgttatttagacaaaagagctatttgaattataataataataataataataaatgccctgttgcagaaccaggcagtggctctcatggcttctgatcttaattgattggaagtgttattatgtacattgttttgtcttgatataaaagatggtatacagcaaatattctgatcaataccacagacttgcttgtcagttgtttgaccttaaccagttgagcatgtcctttggtggctgacgatatgtgcatctctgatcacgagcagaaatcatcggggagcatcatagccatatttggagagggattctttggggtttgaataattcactttgaaaacatgggtgtttcgttcagcatccttaaacaaccctcagtcaaggaccttttgagctggatgggttactcgaacagaagaaaattctaaccgggccccacctgcaaggtcatgtgatgtttatcttgatatgagatcaccatgtcgcgcacacatcgttgtgatgcatgtacctggtgtacccttatcagacgggtagtcatgatgggtatactggccttcgtatattttaccccagtgtgactttgatggcatgcactgctctctcattcaataataataataataataataaataataataataatataataatattaaaataataaataataataataataataataataataacgataataataataataatatataataataataataataataataataataataataataatgatgatataatgataatgataataataataataataataataataataatgataataataataataataataataatgataataataatgataatgataatgataataataataataataataataataataataatataataataataatgataataataatgataataataatgataataatgataataataataatataataataatattaataataatgatgatgatgatgatgatgatgatgatgatgataatgatctgcGATTTCTCTTTCCATCACTTACCTTTGTCATTCCAATAATACCGATGTTCCCACCGTAGGTGGTAGTAGCATGGCCGGCACCAAGTAAAGCATTAAAGAACGAACACGTGCCTTCGATGAAAAGACCGCGGTTTACTGCATGGACTGGTGGTGACGGTACCCGAGCGATCTGAGCGCATGCGTAGTAATCGCCAATTGAATCGATGATCGATATTATTGTAGCCACTAAGAAATTGACGAACATGCCTATACTGAATTTCGGGTAGCCGAACTGCACTGTGAGGGGGAAAGAAGAACCAGGAAATCTGAGAACGGCTTGATACATTGCTTTTAATATAGGTACAagaccgcacacacatacacacatgtacatatccatgtagataaatagatagatagatagatagatagatagatagatagatagatagatagatagatagatagatagatagatatagatagatagatagatagataggtaggagtagatagatagatagatagatagatagatagatagatagatagatagatagatagatagatagatagatagatagatagatagatagatagacagataatagatagatagatagatagaggatagatagatagatagatagatagatgacagacagacgacagatagatagatatcgatacatacctacatacatacatacatacagacaacaacatacatacacatacattacatacacatacttattatTATATGGGCTGccacctcgttatcgagtatggccattgcacgaagcttaactgttactggtgctgtgatcgaatgtgactttttagcccagctaaagatctacaatgtcttgtacgaaattggcaactaaaacctttactggtaatagtcgtcatgtacctttgcatgtcgtttaagtcctcctgccgaattacactctcttccacatgcccgacagatatgattagtatggtgtttTACACCACCACCAAGtagccaggttgtcactcatctgtctcgttttatgactacatacatacatacatacatacatacatacatacatacatacatacatacatacatacatacatatacatacatacatacgagcactccgtcggttgcgacgatgaggatcccagctgatacgatcaacagaacagctttctCGTGAAGTTAACTTTACGAGCAAgtcgctgagcactccacaaacacgtgtacccttaacgtagttctcggagagattcagcgtgacacaaagtgtgacaagggtggcccctttgaaatacaggtactactcatttttgccagctgagtggactggagcaacgtcaaataaagtgccttgctcaaggacacaacgcgtcgccgggaattgaactcacgactttacgatcatgaactgaatgccctaaccactaaggcacacgccttcatacatacatatatacatataatatatatatatatatacatacatacactcatacatacattcagacatgcacacattcataaatacacacatacatacatatacacatacatatacacatacatacatacatacatacatacatacatacatacatacatacatacatacatacatacatacatacatacatacatatattcagatatcCATTAAAGCATTTAAATGGtacaaaaattgtttttgtttttttgttttttgaggggaaaggtttttttttgtttttcgagtGTCACTTTTAAGGCTGAGTTTACACTTACGTGGGTACGGGATATAGAACCAGCTGAAGTTCTTCAATACGTGAATTCGGGAATCGGTTCGAGCCTTATAGGATTTCAGTGTCGGATCGTTTGGGAAGACATTGGTTGCTGTTAAAATACCAcacaacaaccaaccaaccagaatGCATATTAATATCTGGAATagaaacgaaagtgaaagtaagagcCAGGGCCCATGTGACCATTGAAGGGTCCATAtatgattttgttgttgacatttatgtataataaaccGGTTTTACTTCGACGAGAGGGTGCTAAAAGTGCTAAAAGAAGGATCACAGTaggatcatttaattatgattttattcaacatattcctcttctCAGACTCATACACTTATTGACAGCAGggtttcagcttttctaagccctgtaaaagaactcggaaggttgggcatCCAACCAGGACATtctcgatacccttaaagccagaaaattGTCAGCATCccctcgagtatatatatatatatactatatacttatttaaagcactaaaactgtccgatgaacggcaacgggaaactcagagtaacaggttttgttgaattttctgctgctttaaataaagtatattactctaccattcgtatttgagtactcttttttccaccttgtttcacatttatgtgtttactccggtgtgtatatatatatatatatatatacatatgtatttatatatacacacacatacacatttatgaaggcgcatggcttaatggttaggctgTGGCACTCGTGATGTGaaattgtgggttcgattcccagaccgggcgttgcattgttttcttgagcaaagcactttatttatgcacttatatatatgtgtgttgtatatatatatataatat
The Octopus sinensis unplaced genomic scaffold, ASM634580v1 Contig14748, whole genome shotgun sequence genome window above contains:
- the LOC115230179 gene encoding solute carrier family 23 member 1-like, with the translated sequence MLHKTLAILICILVGWLLCGILTATNVFPNDPTLKSYKARTDSRIHVLKNFSWFYIPYPLQFGYPKFSIGMFVNFLVATIISIIDSIGDYYACAQIARVPSPPVHAVNRGLFIEGTCSFFNALLGAGHATTTYGGNIGIIGMTKVASRRVFQVLGLIYIFFGIMGKVGALFITIPYPVLGGVQLLSFGIFIGVVLANLQYIDLNSTRNLAIIGMGLLLGLMVPYYGEKNPDAFDTGM